Proteins encoded in a region of the Ranitomeya imitator isolate aRanImi1 chromosome 9, aRanImi1.pri, whole genome shotgun sequence genome:
- the TENT4B gene encoding terminal nucleotidyltransferase 4B isoform X2, which translates to MDPRIAWFQPEQLGPSNSLWMQIWETTQGLRNLYFSQHSPASSPAHSGSSSSSSSSGCEATMYRDTGAAPALAEQGDFLPLDTAGISRPGGWRKAPEPSNKRKRDNKASTFGLNYSLLHAGPPGGLHSGTPWKSRGYSDEVIGLHEEILDFYKYMSPRPEEETMRMEVVKRIESVIKELWPSADVQIFGSFKTGLYLPTSDIDLVVFGKWENLPLWTLEEALRKHKVADENSIKVLDKATVPIIKLTDSYTEVKVDISFNVQNGVKAAQLIRDFIKKYPVLPYLVLVLKQFLLQRDLNEVFTGGIGSYSLFLMAVSFLQLHPREDACRSDANYGVLLIEFFELYGRHFNYLKTGIRIKEGGSYVAKDEVQKSMLDGYRPSMLYIEDPLQPGNDVGRSSYGAMQVKQAFDYAYVVLSHAVSPIAKYYPNNESESILGRIIRVTEEVVAYREWISTKWGQQNRPEPLYNGNDVTLIVDVHHLDQCNNNVSGQNAALGQAKNKSSETLGKHSSNSSGPLSSSSSTLSSSSDVDSDGTPFKTSKQPSCRQASDSRTGPQESCTSSSQPSSKPQVSHSVTPSNSNKAQHGPSRLFRSVSSSKGYQSQPNSSQGTSVPSRHLQSNKAQYQQYQSKKRKHKRETDLCR; encoded by the exons ATGGATCCGCGGATCGCCTGGTTCCAGCCAGAGCAGCTCGGGCCCTCCAACAGCCTGTGGATGCAGATCTGGGAGACGACGCAAGGCCTGCGGAACCTGTACTTCAGCCAGCACAGCCCGGCCTCGTCCCCCGCGCACAGCGGCTCCTCCAGCAGCAGCAGCTCCTCCGGCTGTGAGGCCACCATGTACCGGGACACCGGCGCCGCCCCAGCGCTGGCCGAGCAGGGCGACTTCTTACCGCTGGACACCGCCGGCATCAGCCGCCCCGGAGGCTGGAGGAAGGCGCCGGAGCCCAGCAACAAGCGCAAGCGGGACAACAAGGCCAGCACCTTCGGCCTCAACTACAGCCTGCTGCACGCCGGCCCGCCGGGGGGCCTCCACAGCGGGACCCCATGGAAGAGCCGCGGCTACAGCGACGAGGTGATCGG GCTTCACGAAGAAATTCTCGATTTCTACAAATACATGTCCCCACGCCCCGAAGAGGAGACCATGAGAATGGAGGTGGTTAAACGAATAGAAAGCGTCATTAAAGAGCTGTGGCCAAGCGCAGAT GTCCAGATATTTGGGAGTTTCAAAACGGGACTTTATTTGCCGACCAG CGACATTGATCTTGTGGTTTTTGGGAAATGGGAGAATTTACCTCTCTGGACTCTCGAAGAGGCGTTAAGAAAACACAAGGTGGCCGACGAAAACTCCATCAAAGTATTGGACAAAGCCACC gtACCGATCATTAAATTAACGGATTCGTATACTGAAGTCAAAGTTGACATAAGTTTTAATGTACAGAATGGGGTGAAAGCCGCCCAACTCATCAGGGATTTTATCAAG aAATACCCAGTTCTTCCATACCTAGTGCTGGTTTTAAAGCAGTTCTTGTTACAGAGAGACCTGAACGAAGTCTTCACAGGCGGGATAGGCTCCTACAGTCTCTTTTTAATGGCCGTCAGTTTCCTGCAG TTGCACCCACGAGAAGATGCGTGCAGGTCTGATGCCAACTATGGCGTTCTGCTGATAGAGTTTTTTGAACTTTACGGAAGGCATTTTAACTATTTAAAAACTGGAATCCGAATTAAAGAAGGTGGTTCATATGTTGCCAAGGATGAGGTACAAAAGAGCATGTTGGATGGATACAGACCATCCATGCTGTATATTGAAGATCCTTTGCAGCCGG GCAATGATGTGGGAAGGAGCTCGTATGGGGccatgcaggtgaagcaagccTTTGATTATGCATATGTTGTCTTAAGCCATGCAGTGTCGCCTATAGCCAAGTACTATCCCAACAATGAAAGCGAAAG CATCCTGGGACGGATTATTCGAGTGACGGAAGAAGTGGTCGCTTACAGAGAATGGATATCCACTAAATGGGGGCAGCAGAATAGACCTGAACCGCTGTACAACG gaaACGATGTGACGTTGATCGTGGACGTTCACCATTTAGATCAGTGTAATAATAATGTGTCTGGGCAAAATGCTGCCTTGGGACAAGCAAAGAATAAATCCTCCGAAACGCTCGGCAAACATTCGTCCAATTCTTCTggtcctctgtcttcctcctcttCCACCCTCTCCAGTTCCAGCGATGTG GACTCAGACGGAACGCCATTCAAGACGTCAAAGCAGCCAAGTTGTCGGCAGGCGAGTGATAGTCGGACGGGTCCTCAGGAATCCTGCACCAGCTCATCGCAACCCAGCAGCAAGCCACAAGTGAGCCACAGCGTCACACCCTCAAACAGCAACAAGGCCCAG CACGGCCCATCCAGACTGTTCcgttcagtgtcctccagcaaaggTTACCAGAGCCAACCCAACTCGAGCCAAGGCACATCGGTGCCGAGCCGGCATCTACAGAGCAACAAAGCACAGTACCAGCAGTACCAGAGCAAAAAACGCAAGCACAAGAGGGAAACGGACCTGTGTAGATAG
- the TENT4B gene encoding terminal nucleotidyltransferase 4B isoform X1, which yields MDPRIAWFQPEQLGPSNSLWMQIWETTQGLRNLYFSQHSPASSPAHSGSSSSSSSSGCEATMYRDTGAAPALAEQGDFLPLDTAGISRPGGWRKAPEPSNKRKRDNKASTFGLNYSLLHAGPPGGLHSGTPWKSRGYSDEVIGLHEEILDFYKYMSPRPEEETMRMEVVKRIESVIKELWPSADVQIFGSFKTGLYLPTSDIDLVVFGKWENLPLWTLEEALRKHKVADENSIKVLDKATVPIIKLTDSYTEVKVDISFNVQNGVKAAQLIRDFIKKYPVLPYLVLVLKQFLLQRDLNEVFTGGIGSYSLFLMAVSFLQLHPREDACRSDANYGVLLIEFFELYGRHFNYLKTGIRIKEGGSYVAKDEVQKSMLDGYRPSMLYIEDPLQPGNDVGRSSYGAMQVKQAFDYAYVVLSHAVSPIAKYYPNNESESILGRIIRVTEEVVAYREWISTKWGQQNRPEPLYNGNDVTLIVDVHHLDQCNNNVSGQNAALGQAKNKSSETLGKHSSNSSGPLSSSSSTLSSSSDVKKVIKRLCIQDSDGTPFKTSKQPSCRQASDSRTGPQESCTSSSQPSSKPQVSHSVTPSNSNKAQHGPSRLFRSVSSSKGYQSQPNSSQGTSVPSRHLQSNKAQYQQYQSKKRKHKRETDLCR from the exons ATGGATCCGCGGATCGCCTGGTTCCAGCCAGAGCAGCTCGGGCCCTCCAACAGCCTGTGGATGCAGATCTGGGAGACGACGCAAGGCCTGCGGAACCTGTACTTCAGCCAGCACAGCCCGGCCTCGTCCCCCGCGCACAGCGGCTCCTCCAGCAGCAGCAGCTCCTCCGGCTGTGAGGCCACCATGTACCGGGACACCGGCGCCGCCCCAGCGCTGGCCGAGCAGGGCGACTTCTTACCGCTGGACACCGCCGGCATCAGCCGCCCCGGAGGCTGGAGGAAGGCGCCGGAGCCCAGCAACAAGCGCAAGCGGGACAACAAGGCCAGCACCTTCGGCCTCAACTACAGCCTGCTGCACGCCGGCCCGCCGGGGGGCCTCCACAGCGGGACCCCATGGAAGAGCCGCGGCTACAGCGACGAGGTGATCGG GCTTCACGAAGAAATTCTCGATTTCTACAAATACATGTCCCCACGCCCCGAAGAGGAGACCATGAGAATGGAGGTGGTTAAACGAATAGAAAGCGTCATTAAAGAGCTGTGGCCAAGCGCAGAT GTCCAGATATTTGGGAGTTTCAAAACGGGACTTTATTTGCCGACCAG CGACATTGATCTTGTGGTTTTTGGGAAATGGGAGAATTTACCTCTCTGGACTCTCGAAGAGGCGTTAAGAAAACACAAGGTGGCCGACGAAAACTCCATCAAAGTATTGGACAAAGCCACC gtACCGATCATTAAATTAACGGATTCGTATACTGAAGTCAAAGTTGACATAAGTTTTAATGTACAGAATGGGGTGAAAGCCGCCCAACTCATCAGGGATTTTATCAAG aAATACCCAGTTCTTCCATACCTAGTGCTGGTTTTAAAGCAGTTCTTGTTACAGAGAGACCTGAACGAAGTCTTCACAGGCGGGATAGGCTCCTACAGTCTCTTTTTAATGGCCGTCAGTTTCCTGCAG TTGCACCCACGAGAAGATGCGTGCAGGTCTGATGCCAACTATGGCGTTCTGCTGATAGAGTTTTTTGAACTTTACGGAAGGCATTTTAACTATTTAAAAACTGGAATCCGAATTAAAGAAGGTGGTTCATATGTTGCCAAGGATGAGGTACAAAAGAGCATGTTGGATGGATACAGACCATCCATGCTGTATATTGAAGATCCTTTGCAGCCGG GCAATGATGTGGGAAGGAGCTCGTATGGGGccatgcaggtgaagcaagccTTTGATTATGCATATGTTGTCTTAAGCCATGCAGTGTCGCCTATAGCCAAGTACTATCCCAACAATGAAAGCGAAAG CATCCTGGGACGGATTATTCGAGTGACGGAAGAAGTGGTCGCTTACAGAGAATGGATATCCACTAAATGGGGGCAGCAGAATAGACCTGAACCGCTGTACAACG gaaACGATGTGACGTTGATCGTGGACGTTCACCATTTAGATCAGTGTAATAATAATGTGTCTGGGCAAAATGCTGCCTTGGGACAAGCAAAGAATAAATCCTCCGAAACGCTCGGCAAACATTCGTCCAATTCTTCTggtcctctgtcttcctcctcttCCACCCTCTCCAGTTCCAGCGATGTG AAGAAAGTCATTAAACGTCTGTGCATTCAGGACTCAGACGGAACGCCATTCAAGACGTCAAAGCAGCCAAGTTGTCGGCAGGCGAGTGATAGTCGGACGGGTCCTCAGGAATCCTGCACCAGCTCATCGCAACCCAGCAGCAAGCCACAAGTGAGCCACAGCGTCACACCCTCAAACAGCAACAAGGCCCAG CACGGCCCATCCAGACTGTTCcgttcagtgtcctccagcaaaggTTACCAGAGCCAACCCAACTCGAGCCAAGGCACATCGGTGCCGAGCCGGCATCTACAGAGCAACAAAGCACAGTACCAGCAGTACCAGAGCAAAAAACGCAAGCACAAGAGGGAAACGGACCTGTGTAGATAG